In Burkholderia pseudomultivorans, the DNA window ATCGACGAAGCGTTCGATTCAAACGCGGATGACGACGCGGCAAGCATCGATTATGCTCCGCGTGCCGCCCGCGCATTGCGGCGCAACTGCGCCGGCATGCGCCTGCCGCGCATCGCCGGCGCGGATTGTTGCGATTTCCTGAGCGGTCTGTTTGGACGCGCGGGCGTTGCGGGTTGTTTTCCGGATTGTTAATCTGCGTGACAGCCGGATAAAACCGGATAATCGGGCGGCAGCCGCCGGAAAAAAATCAATATATAAAAAAACTGAGAGAACCATGACGATCCGAGAAAATCACCGCAGCAGGTTTCGCGTCGGCGATGTCGTGACGCTGAAAACCGGCGGGCCGCGCATGACGGTCACCTACGCCGGGCCGGTCGTGTTCGACGACGCCGACTGGCTGATCTGCCAGTGGTTCGACGACAGCGGCCATTTCCGCCAGGAAATGTTCCATCACGAGACGGTCGTGCCCGAGCCGCGCGCGATTTCGGCCGGGCGCGTACGCGTGCGGATGCTGGCGCATCGCTACCGGTCGGCGGCCTGACGCCGACGCGTATCGGGCGAGGCCGCCCGCGGCGCTTGCCGCGAACGCTGGCAGTCGCGCAATGCGTTGCATCGTACCGGCCGATACAGGCCGGCACGTCGCCGCTGCGCGGAAACGCTCCACACCGCGCGTTCAGCGACATTTCATGCCAGGCCGAAACATGCGGCCGCCGGTTGCGCCGATACTGATCGCATGAACCCGACCGATCCCATTGCCGCGGTCACGCACCGCGATCCTTACCCCTATTACGCGACGCTCGTCGACGGGCCGCCGCTCGCATTCGACGCGTCGCTCGGCCTGTGGGTCGCGAGCCGCGCGGCGAGCGTCGCGGCCGTGCTCGGCCATCCGGCCTGCCGCGTTCGTCCGCTCGACATGCCCGTGCCGCCCGCGCTGCGCGGCACGACGGCGGGCGCGCTGTTCGGCGAACTGGTGCGCATGAACGATGGCGCGTTGCGGCACGACGTGCCGAAGCAGGCGCTGCGCACGGCACTCGCATCGGTCGATGCGCGTGCGTTGCGCGACCGGGCCGCGCGGATCGCAGCCGGGCGCCTGCCGGCGCGGCTCGATGCCGACGCACTGAACGCGTGGTGCATGACGACGCCCGTGTGTGCGGTCGCCGCCCAACTCGGCTTCGACGAGTCGCAGTTCGACGGCATCGCCGCATCGGTCGTCGACTTCGTCGCCGCGCTGTCGCCGTTGTCGGACGCCGCGGCGCTGGCGCGGGCGAGCGATGCGGCGCGGCAACTGCTGGACCGGATGACCGAGCGCGTCGCGAACGCGCATGCGCAGGACGGCACGCTCGTCGACGCGATCCGGCAGTCGGCGCGCGAGACGGGCTGGCACGCGAGCGGTGCGCTGGTCGCGAATCTGGTCGGCCTGCTGTCGCAGACCTGCGAGGCGACGGCCGCGTGGCTCGGCAATGCAGTCGTCGCGTGGCATCAAACGAACGGCACGGCCGAAACGGCGCGGGATGACGCCGCACTCGACGCATTCGTCGCCGAGGTCGGGCGTTTCGATTCGCCGGTACAGAACACGCGGCGCTTCGTTGCCGCGCGCACGACGATCGAAGGCACG includes these proteins:
- a CDS encoding YodC family protein → MTIRENHRSRFRVGDVVTLKTGGPRMTVTYAGPVVFDDADWLICQWFDDSGHFRQEMFHHETVVPEPRAISAGRVRVRMLAHRYRSAA
- a CDS encoding cytochrome P450, which gives rise to MNPTDPIAAVTHRDPYPYYATLVDGPPLAFDASLGLWVASRAASVAAVLGHPACRVRPLDMPVPPALRGTTAGALFGELVRMNDGALRHDVPKQALRTALASVDARALRDRAARIAAGRLPARLDADALNAWCMTTPVCAVAAQLGFDESQFDGIAASVVDFVAALSPLSDAAALARASDAARQLLDRMTERVANAHAQDGTLVDAIRQSARETGWHASGALVANLVGLLSQTCEATAAWLGNAVVAWHQTNGTAETARDDAALDAFVAEVGRFDSPVQNTRRFVAARTTIEGTSVEAGDAILVVLAAANRDPAVHSDPQRLMPGRAAGPNFGFGTGPHACPGERIARAVTVGAFGALLRAGGGPPRDALKWGYRASTNVRMPKFEARP